A stretch of the Salarias fasciatus chromosome 3, fSalaFa1.1, whole genome shotgun sequence genome encodes the following:
- the znf219 gene encoding zinc finger protein 219: MDSPPECVLSLSCEPPQSPPTLPSLDHSPQASSPHTQLSLPSSPIVLPIHSPEPSPQSPEITPYFPLSPFPLHEDSDNNHQEGDEVDDEDGLDGDPPSPTPAVALFPGGGGQDAGCSPLLDSSPPDTPSAPILGYGALELALSSGQSGNCSNELDLQLFQKDTVTRAVPGVGGSSSGPALKFPCHVCGKRFRFQSILSLHARAHSLDRDRRASALYRTGLPSAPLKQHLKIQQNHKDLSHRSHPNQRLLPGTLIQHLTEEEDVNGNVKGLDDDLQTDQHSSFLLDDSTPLTPPLTEDPVSVTSPFSSALGESASTSIAPTFRCHACKGKFRTASELARHVRILHNPYKCTLCPFSASQEESLASHLQECHPSPEAPALPPAFNSRPIIATPDTPVPTPTHTPAPPPSNPQVTSGAPAAASSSLPAFRCDTCGQRFTQSWFLKGHMRKHKDSLDHKCQVCGRGFKEPWFLKNHMKVHLNKLGLKAGLVAPGGLGGAEHQPKGSANQSLNALYSSLLLAQQGGGGGRGGQQRSDRETGGRIGMGLSKSAILSYLGLPNDGSGASCMERLQAVAQVAEMGNGVSSGIGGSSGGGESGRGGGATRGGGTGEGTAAASEGGEQATWWQLVARSLAVAQQQQQQQQQQQQRPHQRGQQQGQSRGSIITEADQVRAYLGGLDPREETGGTGGPWECPDCGKLFRSLQQVVVHARVHSQRPQKGGGGGEEEGSGSRKGAAFGRGGSGEARQEAQLHGGGSQQMGEVRQESKLNSSGSHAAGPATGFHSAISSYKGENGLTAVSSIPSVPTRERVRGRGIKDCPYCGKAFRSSHHLKVHLRVHTGERPYKCPHCDYAGTQSGSLKYHLQRHHREQRNALSAASNSSSSGLASAVNSLSSGSSGLKQRRSQFNHCPVNRNPGDSPGSRPGQQSWLLGIPDQRDHRKALAALRDVDLETQYRYLSGVMGALYQGGMERGWVRESPPPKAPKVSRRKPLTTSRMVQPASDNERPAPLTHEGGFEPLDLSRRTSPGLGGPEEEGGDGGGDSSTGVKLSQCLFCPFRTSSAELMAMHLQVNHTSKSRRKRGSSTILDEESTSKSTKLPEDRSDLNSLPAWRRLSESEAHTPLGEWPSSRARTPNGLSEHMAEQLDETLDSAASLPANVQDGVAFKGKTEDEKEEQEEEFEENSSLEDSQDQNLRMSLTLSPALSSNTLMEDDERVLTD; the protein is encoded by the exons ATGGATTCTccaccagagtgtgtgttgtcgcTTTCTTGTGAGCCGCCCCAGTCTCCCCCAACGCTGCCATCTCTGGACCACAGCCCCCAggcctcctctcctcacacCCAGCTCTCGCTGCCCAGCAGCCCCATCGTTCTGCCCATCCACAGCCCTGAACCTTCCCCCCAGAGTCCGGAGATCACGCCTTATTTCCCCCTCTCTCCGTTCCCCCTCCACGAAGACAGTGACAACAATCATCAAGAGGGTGATGAGGTCGATGATGAGGACGGGCTTGATGGAGACCCCCCGTCCCCGACACCGGCAGTGGCTTTGTTCCCCGGAGGTGGAGGACAAGACGCTGGGTGCAGCCCTCTGTTAGACTCTTCTCCACCAGATACGCCATCAGCGCCGATACTTGGGTATGGCGCCCTGGAGCTGGCCCTATCTTCAGGACAGAGTGGAAACTGCAGCAATGAGCTGgacctccagctgttccagaaGGACACTGTTACCAGGGCCGTGCCTGGAGTCGGGGGGTCTTCCTCAGGCCCCGCACTCAAGTTTCCTTGTCACGTGTGTGGGAAGAGATTTCGCTTCCAAAGCATTTTGTCTTTACATGCGCGAGCTCACAGTCTGGACCGAGACCGTCGAGCTTCAGCCTTATACCGGACCGGACTCCCCTCTGCTCCCCTAAAGCAGCACCTCAAAATCCAGCAGAACCACAAAGACTTGAGTCACAGAAGTCATCCAAACCAGCGTTTACTTCCAGGCACTCTCATCCAGCATCTCACAGAAGAGGAGGACGTCAACGGTAACGTGAAAGGTCTAGATGACGACCTGCAGACCGACCAGCACTCAAGCTTTCTGCTGGATGACAGCACACCCCTGACCCCTCCTCTCACAGAGGATCCAGTGTCTGTGACCTCTCCGTTTTCTTCTGCCCTCGGGGAAAGTGCATCCACTTCCATTGCGCCTACGTTTCGCTGCCATGCCTGCAAAGGAAAATTCCGCACAGCTTCAGAATTGGCTCGCCACGTCCGCATCCTCCACAACCCGTACAAATGCACTCTTTGTCCATTCTCTGCGAGCCAAGAGGAGAGCCTGGCATCCCACTTGCAGGAGTGCCACCCGTCCCCTGAGGCACCTGCTCTGCCGCCGGCCTTCAATTCCAGGCCCATCATTGCCACCCCTGACACCCCGGTGCCCACGCCGACCCATacccccgccccgcctcccAGCAACCCGCAGGTGACGTCAGGTGCTCCAGCGGCTGCGTCCTCCTCACTGCCGGCATTTCGCTGTGACACTTGTGGACAACGATTCACACAGTCTTGGTTCCTGAAGGGACACATGCGAAAGCACAAGGACTCCTTGGACCACAAGTGCCAGGTATGTGGCCGTGGCTTCAAGGAGCCTTGGTTCCTCAAAAACCACATGAAAGTTCATCTCAATAAGCTTGGCCTAAAGGCTGGACTGGTGGCCCCCGGGGGACTGGGGGGCGCTGAACATCAACCTAAAGGTTCTGCTAATCAGTCTCTCAATGCCCTCTACTCAAGCCTTCTTCTGGCTCAGcaaggaggaggcggcgggagaGGTGGACAACAAAGATCTGACAGAGAAACTGGAGGCAGAATTGGAATGGGCTTGAGTAAATCAGCTATCCTGAGCTACCTGGGCCTGCCAAACGACGGCAGTGGGGCCAGCTGCATGGAGAGACTCCAAGCCGTTGCTCAGGTGGCGGAGATGGGCAATGGCGTAAGCAGTGGTATCGGTGGCAGCTCGGGAGGAGGCGAATccggaagaggagggggagcaaCTCGAGGAGGGGGCACAGGtgaaggaacagcagcagcttcagagggAGGCGAGCAGGCGACTTGGTGGCAGCTCGTGGCTCGCAGTCTGGCCGTCgctcagcagcaacagcagcagcagcagcagcagcagcagaggcctcATCAGCGAGGCCAGCAGCAAGGCCAAAGTCGAGGTTCAATCATCACGGAAGCCGACCAGGTCAGAGCTTATCTGGGAGGCCTGGATCCCAGAGAAGAGACGGGAGGAACAGGAGGACCATGGGAATGCCCAGACTGTGGAAAGCTCTTCCgcagcctgcagcaggtggtggtTCATGCTCGCGTTCACAGCCAGAGGCCCCAGaaaggaggcggcggcggcgaggaagAGGGAAGCGGCAGCCGTAAAGGAGCGGCGTTCGGAAGAGGAGGCAGCGGCGAAGCGAGGCAGGAAGCACAGCTCCACGGTGGAGGATCCCAACAAATGGGAGAAGTGAGGCAGGAGTCGAAGCTGAACAGCAGCGGATCACATGCAGCAGGACCAGCTACAGGGTTTCACTCTGCCATCTCAAGCTACAAAG GAGAAAATGGCTTGACAGCAGTCTCCTCCATACCATCAGTTCCCACCAGGGAGCGAGTGCGTGGTAGAGGGATAAAAGACTGCCCCTACTGTGGGAAAGCCTTCCGCTCTTCACACCATCTCAAAGTGCACCTGAGagttcacacag GTGAGAGACCCTACAAATGCCCCCACTGTGACTACGCGGGTACTCAGTCCGGCTCTCTGAAATACCACCTCCAGCGGCACCACAGGGAGCAGCGCAACGCCTTATCCGCCGCCTCCAACTCCTCCTCGTCTGGTCTGGCGTCCGCCGTCAACAGCCTGAGCTCTGGATCGTCCGGACTCAAGCAGCGCCGGTCCCAGTTCAACCACTGCCCGGTCAACCGGAATCCCGGCGACTCGCCCGGCTCCCGGCCCGGCCAGCAGTCCTGGCTCCTGGGGATCCCGGACCAGAGGGACCACCGCAAGGCCCTGGCAGCCCTGAGGGATGTTGACCTGGAGACCCAGTACAGGTATCTGTCCGGGGTGATGGGCGCCCTCTACCAAGGCGGGATGGAAAGAGGCTGGGTTCGGGAATCTCCTCCACCAAAGGCCCCCAAAGTGTCCCGGCGTAAGCCCCTCACCACAAGCCGAATGGTCCAACCAGCGAGCGACAATGAAAGACCCGCGCCGTTGACCCACGAGGGCGGGTTTGAACCCCTGGATTTATCTCGCCGCACGTCGCCCGGCCTGGGAGGACCGGAAGAGGAAGGCGGGGACGGAGGAGGGGACAGTTCGACGGGGGTCAAACTGAGCCAGTGCCTGTTCTGCCCGTTCCGGACCTCGTCGGCGGAGCTGATGGCCATGCACCTCCAGGTCAACCACACCAGTAAGTCCAGACGCAAGCGGGGCTCCTCCACCATCCTGGATGAGGAATCAACCTCAAAGTCCACCAAGCTACCGGAGGATCGCTCCGACCTCAACTCCCTGCCAGCGTGGCGGCGCCTGAGCGAGTCTGAGGCCCACACCCCCCTGGGAGAGTGGCCCTCCTCTCGGGCCCGGACCCCCAACGGGCTCTCCGAGCACATGGCGGAACAGCTGGACGAAACTCTGGACTCCGCCGCCTCATTGCCCGCGAATGTACAAGACGGCGTGGCGTTCAAGGGGAAGACGGAGGACGAGAaggaagagcaagaggaggagtttgaggagaacagcagcctggaggactCACAAGACCAAAACCTGAGGATGTCCCTGACCCTCTCACCAGCCCTAAGCTCCAACACCCTGATGGAAGACGACGAACGAGTCTTAACAGATTAA